One window of Papaver somniferum cultivar HN1 chromosome 9, ASM357369v1, whole genome shotgun sequence genomic DNA carries:
- the LOC113312247 gene encoding uncharacterized protein LOC113312247 — translation MVWVRFPGLSLEFWKEIFLFTICRELGTPIKVDNATINCEVGYYANVLVEMDFAESIPNKIWIGTKFGGFYQDVLIPECPKFCSSCKIVGHLVTECRVEEHKRKAKKQTATQAPAKNQGTKNDNLIPFDICDTSETIVEDSVIHSIQPTNMVAETQGEQIPDTGRFCPLNTKSINEKLVEESVIMEVPKFLKLTEDNALQNSVVKYVNGTTGKVTDESIHVTSWANVVEKEIVSSLVTSLDEKVGCRSPNKTAMLDFINCLNNCELIQAPRTGLQHSWSNCQHGRNRILCNLDRVVFNQQWLQSYSDWGYKVGLRMVSDHAPLLGGCANIPKPKNAPKKFQKMWISHLNFLQVVSECWLEDVPVEAQNEYSSREVQESTLLKQKSRTKWIKEGAANSGFFHANLKIRKARNQISEIEDSNGNIISDQNKIADELVQFFVKKFEFKDVCIDDSLLDVIPQAITNEDQDMLEATPSAEEIKNTIFDMDPESSPWHIIQEDFIKFIQFCWDRKFIPKGLNSNFLVLLPKVQRAKTTSQFRPIGLSNKIFTKIITTRLSSVMGKLISPQQAAYVKGRSIHEQVLLAFELVNEMKKKRRGGNVGLKLDISQAYDSIGWAFLTKVLLKYGFSSSWCNWILTLLQSTKISILINSGPCGFFSVRRGLKQGDPLSPLLFVLMEDVLSRNITQLVESGKLTPMVIRRGIHPTHMFFADDVFIFCNGAKKSLDNLMSLLDRYQSSSGQVINKLKRKCFVDGVCEGKKHQIGERINMEITKFPDKYLGIIIAPGRVKSSMVWHLVEIFQSKLAAWKGRLFSFQDRLVLIKSVLCSVPLYNMAIYRWPTSVIKICEKIMRNFLWSGDSEVRKFKTLSWKKMGMAKLKSDIRWCVGDGSSISIWFDTWYENSPIIDDIGLTNFVKANINMKVKDLLDGRAWNIPDELLHYFNSSSLPEVSGENDIMIWSGNIKGIFSTSSVVEKIRLRTPKVPWQSFIWKSFLHPTIASNIWKLQPKIYVDDDIMRKNGLEMVSRCCVCKEEQDCMNHTLWNCNFSVQIWSWICSIFDFSKPTSFEDICKAAQRNSPLVKEIWMTAACATMKELWFQRNKKLFEEVEPDLNSFKCRIWKLVHEGGCKMKGSRWGQAYDQQIIEFFKLGIRFSKYSCIKACHWSPPKHGYLLFCCDGSSFGNPRNAGFGIIVRDYEARILQNW, via the exons ATGGTGTGGGTGAGATTCCCTGGTCTTAGTCTAGAATTTTGGAaggaaatttttttatttacaaTCTGCAGAGAACTGGGTACACCAATTAAAGTTGATAATGCAACCATTAACTGTGAAGTTGGATATTATGCTAATGTATTGGTTGAAATGGATTTTGCTGAGTCAATTCCAAATAAAATATGGATTGGAACTAAGTTTGGTGGTTTTTATCAAGATGTATTAATTCCAGAGTGTCCTAAATTTTGCTCATCCTGCAAGATTGTTGGTCACTTAGTTACTGAATGCAGAGTGGAGGAGCATAAGCGTAAAGCTAAAAAGCAGACTGCTACACAAGCTCCAGCAAAGAATCAAGGTACTAAAAATGATAACCTTATTCCATTTGATATATGTGATACTTCAGAAACCATTGTGGAAGACTCTGTTATTCATTCCATTCAGCCAACCAATATGGTAGCAGAAACTCAAGGAGAACAAATTCCAGATACTGGAAGATTTTGCCCTCTAAATACTAAGAGCATTAATGAAAAATTAGTGGAAGAATCAGTTATTATGGAAGTACCAAAATTTTTGAAACTCACAGAAGACAATGCTTTGCAAAATAGTGTGGTGAAATATGTTAATGGAACCACAGGGAAAGTCACAGATGAGAGTATCCATGTTACATCATGGGCTAATGTAGTGGAAAAAGAAATTGTGTCCTCTTTAG TAACTTCTCTAGATGAGAAAGTTGGTTGCAGAAGTCCTAATAAAACTGCAATGTTGGATTTCATTAATTGCTTAAATAATTGTGAACTGATTCAAGCTCCCAGAACTGGTTTACAACATTCATGGTCTAATTGTCAACATGGAAGGAATAGAATTCTCTGTAACTTGGATAGAGTTGTATTTAATCAACAATGGCTTCAAAGTTATAGTGACTGGGGTTACAAAGTTGGTCTGAGAATGGTTTCTGATCATGCTCCTCTTCTTGGAGGCTGTGCAAACATTCCCAAGCCAAAAAATGCACCAAAGAAGTTTCAAAAAATGTGGATATCTCATCTTAACTTCCTTCAAGTGGTTTCTGAATGTTGGCTGGAGGATGTGCCTG TGGAAGCTCAAAATGAATATTCTAGCAGAGAAGTTCAAGAAAGTACATTATTGAAACAAAAATCTAGAACTAAGTGGATTAAAGAGGGTGCAGCCAATAGTGGTTTCTTCCATGCTAATCTAAAAATTAGGAAAGCTAGAAATCAAATCAGTGAGATTGAAGATTCAAATGGTAACATTATTTCAGATCAAAATAAAATAGCTGATGAGCTGGTTCAATTCTTTGTAAAGAAGTTTGAATTTAAGGATGTTTGCATAGATGATAGTTTATTGGATGTCATCCCTCAGGCAATCACTAATGAAGACCAAGACATGTTGGAAGCAACTCCTTCTGCTGAAGAAATTAAAAACACAATTTTTGATATGGATCCAGAAAGTTCACCTTGGCATATCATTCAAGAGGACTTCATCAAATTCATTCAGTTTTGCTGGGACAGAAAATTCATTCCCAAGGGCTTAAATTCCAATTTTTTGGTCTTACTCCCAAAAGTTCAAAGAGCAAAAACAACAAGTCAATTCAGGCCCATTGGATTAAGCAATAAAATTTTCACCAAAATTATTACAACAAGATTAAGTAGTGTCATGGGAAAGCTTATATCTCCTCAACAAGCTGCATATGTTAAGGGTAGAAGTATACATGAACAAGTTCTTCTTGCATTCGAGCTagttaatgaaatgaaaaagaaaagaagaggtgGAAATGTAGGTCTCAAACTAGACATATCTCAAGCATATGACTCTATCGGTTGGGCATTTCTCACTAAAGTTCTTCTTAAATATggattttcatcttcttggtgCAATTGGATATTAACTTTACTTCAATCTACTAAAATCTCTATTTTGATCAATAGTGGTCCTTGTGGTTTTTTCTCTGTTAGAAGGGGTTTGAAGCAAGGTGATCCACTATCGCCTCTATTATTTGTTCTTATGGAGGATGTTCTTAGCAGAAATATTACTCAGTTGGTGGAATCTGGCAAGTTAACTCCAATGGTTATTAGAAGAGGCATTCATCCAACTCatatgttttttgcagatgatgtttttaTCTTCTGCAATGGTGCTAAAAAAAGTTTAGATAACTTAATGTCACTACTTGACAGGTACCAATCCAGCTCTGGCCAAGTAATaaacaaactaaaaagaaaatgcTTTGTGGATGGTGTTTGTGAAGGAAAAAAGCAtcaaattggtgagagaattaaTATGGAAATTACAAAATTCCctgataaatatcttggtataATTATTGCTCCAGGAAGAGTCAAATCTTCAATGGTGTGGCATTTGGTTGAAATATTTCAGAGTAAATTGGCAGCTTGGAAAGGGAGGTTATTCTCATTTCAAGATAGGCTTGTTCTGATTAAATCGGTTCTTTGCAGTGTTCCTTTGTATAATATGGCAATATACAGATGGCCTACTTCTGTGATCAAAATTTGTGAGAAAATTATGAGGAATTTCTTGTGGTCTGGAGATAGTGAAGTGAGAAAATTTAAAACTTTATCATGGAAGAAG ATGGGCATGGCAAAGTTAAAAAGTGACATCAGATGGTGTGTAGGTGATGGTTCAAGCATCTCAATATGGTTTGACACTTGGTATGAAAATAGTCCCATAATTGATGATATTGGTCTCACTAATTTTGTCAAAGCAAATATCAACATGAAGGTTAAAGATCTGTTGGATGGAAGAGCATGGAATATCCCAGATGAGTTACTGCACTACTTCAACAGCTCTTCTCTTCCTGAAGTCAGTGGAGAAAATGATATTATGATATGGAGTGGCAATATCAAAGGTATTTTTTCAACTTCTTCTGTTGTAGAAAAAATTAGACTAAGAACACCTAAAGTGCCCTGGCAATCATTTATATGGAAATCTTTCTTACACCCAACTATAGCCAGTAACATTTGGAAACTTCAACCTAAAATCTATGTTGATGATGACATAATGAGAAAGAATGGGCTTGAAATGGTTTCCAGATGTTGTGTTTGCAAGGAAGAACAAGATTGTATGAAccataccctttggaactgtaaTTTCAGTGTGCAGATCTGGTCTTGGATATGCTCTATCTTTGATTTCTCTAAGCCAACATCTTTTGAAGATATTTGTAAAGCAGCTCAGAGAAATAGTCCTTTAGTTAAGGAAATCTGGATGACTGCAGCTTGTGCAACCATGAAAGAACTTTGGttccaaagaaataaaaaactttTTGAAGAAGTTGAACCTGATCTAAACAGTTTCAAGTGTAGAATATGGAAATTAGTACATGAGGGTGGCTGCAAAATGAAGGGTTCAAGATGGGGACAAGCTTATGATCAGCAAATTATTGAATTTTTCAAGTTGGGTATAAGATTTTCTAAATACAGTTGCATCAAAGCTTGTCATTGGAGCCCTCCAAAACATGGTTATTTGCTCTTTTGCTGTGATGGGTCTTCATTTGGAAACCCAAGAAATGCAGGATTTGGCATCATAGTCAGGGACTATGAAGCACGGATACTTCAAAATTGGTGA